The following proteins are encoded in a genomic region of Liolophura sinensis isolate JHLJ2023 chromosome 5, CUHK_Ljap_v2, whole genome shotgun sequence:
- the LOC135465664 gene encoding acid phosphatase type 7-like, with protein MRTQELAAVTSLLVCLFVCPVWSSLAEGDVSGDHLEHWNLYPLPGKITVDPSPVQALHLALYGGSTIRLTWLNPVQFQAGNFTFKPSCRYGTSATSLVHYTPGFSYSYEAGMFRWTLNTAVLDLNLLPSLYSTVYYMCGDPGYGWSIVYHFTHQPPTVVNSQLSEVLADRLHTTHDTLQRQGQNHGVVLMNQGSEGVSVMASQPKMIVLIADMGVTHSEDTMEGIQHYVASNTAQVIFHAGDISYADNFSKKKHNNSYIWVEYMNELRYISPWLPYMTCPGNHEAQFDFAAYLNWLPMPGRQNATSNFYYSFDYMGVHFLSFSTEHPFDQQSDQFRFIEQDLIAANKNRAKVPWVMVFGHRPLYCTSVIAHERCTKEAVLYRSYLEDLFYQQKVDVYLCGHNHNYERTYPVYRENATEKDFHNPQAPIYIVDGAAGNPEPNDPSYKHDVDWRAYVYASIDNGFLLAEPTQNALRFQYVRSKDRKVIDTFTITRS; from the exons ATGAGGACACAAGAATTAGCAGCTGTCACAAGCCTGTTGGTTTGTCTGTTCGTCTGTCCGGTATGGTCAAGCCTTGCAGAGGGCGATGTCAGTGGCGATCACCTAGAGCACTGGAACCTTTACCCTTTGCCAGGGAAGATCACTGTGGACCCCAGTCCTGTTCAAGCTCTTCACTTAGCCTTGTATGGAGGCAGCACCATTCGCCTGACCTGGCTTAACCCTGTCCAGTTTCAGGCAGGTAACTTTACCTTCAAACCCAGCTGTAGATATGGTACCTCAGCCACGAGCCTGGTTCATTATACCCCAGGTTTTTCTTACTCCTATGAAGCTGGGATGTTCCGTTGGACCCTGAACACGGCTGTGCTTGACTTGAACTTGTTACCCAGCCTGTACAGCACAGTGTATTATATGTGTGGCGACCCTGGGTATGGCTGGAGCATTGTCTATCACTTCACACACCAGCCCCCTACGGTGGTCAACTCTCAGCTCTCCGAGGTACTGGCAGACAGACTTCACACCACTCATGACACTCTCCAACGCCAGGGACAGAACCATGGTGTTGTTCTGATGAATCAGGGATCAGAGGGTGTATCCGTCATGGCCAGTCAACCCAAAATGATTGTGTTGATAGCAGATATGGGAGTGACCCACTCAGAAGACACCATGGAAGGTATACAGCACTATGTGGCCAGCAACACAGCACAGGTGATTTTCCACGCAGGAGACATCAGCTATGCGGACAACTTCAGCAAAAAGAAGCACAATAACTCGTACATTTGGGTGGAGTACATGAATGAGCTGCGCTACATCAGTCCCTGGCTTCCCTACATGACCTGCCCGGGTAACCATGAAGCTCAGTTTGACTTCGCCGCCTACCTCAACTGGTTGCCCATGCCTGGGCGGCAAAACGCCACCTCTAACTTTTACTACTCATTCGACTATATGGGCGTCCACTTCTTGTCCTTCTCTACAGAACACCCGTTTGACCAGCAGAGTGACCAGTTCCGCTTTATTGAGCAAGATCTTATTGCGGCCAACAAGAACCGAGCAAAGGTTCCCTGGGTGATGGTATTTGGGCACCGTCCTCTCTACTGCACATCAGTCATTGCTCACGAACGCTGCACGAAAGAAGCAGTCTTGTACCGCTCTTACCTGGAGGATTTGTTCTACCAACAAAAAGTTGACGTTTACCTGTGCGGTCATAACCATAACTATGAGCGGACATACCCTGTGTACAGAGAAAACGCCACTGAGAAAGACTTCCATAATCCTCAGGCACCTATCTACATAGTGGACGGAGCTGCAG GTAACCCCGAACCCAATGACCCCAGCTATAAACATGATGTGGACTGGAGAGCGTACGTGTATGCTAGTATAGACAACGGTTTTCTGCTGGCTGAACCCACTCAGAATGCGCTGCGCTTCCAGTATGTGCGCAGTAAGGATCGCAAAGTCATTGATACATTCACCATTACCCGTAGCTGA
- the LOC135465666 gene encoding DENN domain-containing protein 11-like isoform X1, producing MADDDKSPLLKLEDEDEIDSPRRQIHSLFQRENNHVIEEDAINISGSNSASNLAEDDHIVAIFVVAFDTRSGNVIEWCMPEDTDLEGVEFKAMTSGSHTLDTDFVYFRKDNLFGLSCFENMRVESEIERGARMKSVGILATSYTLLYRHMQFLETQVRHQLEIPGKYTQLKAFYDDKKGTLPAGSTSDILLQLPSPASTPSTPSRELLPELRITHPAGCFAQFMKFFGEQIFILWKYVLLQKRLLFFSPPPIGVVCYRVYCTCCLGNHDIEGLGSQSIKPHFYINVADIETLESEVAYIACTTEKIFESKTHLYDVYINNQNVTTHSPILRDLLKVSDADKDKFAKLNNQRSAHLFSMQELGDQNTNEEEIFTSFFTEQNNRLFQTLLDVSCSQDRQLTSEHMRSMGLDPQGDRAFLMELVEAYGIDVVLMVDNPCCPK from the exons ATGGCAGACGATGACAAGTCACCGCTGCTCAAACTAGAAGACGAGGATGAAATTGACAGCCCCAGACGTCAAATCCACAGTTTATTTCAACGAGAAAATAATCATGTCATCGAAGAAGATGCCATTAATATTAGCGGGAGTAATTCGGCTTCTAATTTAGCAGAAGATGACCATATTGTTGCCATTTTCGTGGTTGCATTTGACACCAGATCAG GTAATGTGATAGAATGGTGTATGCCTGAGGACACAGATCTGGAAGGTGTAGAGTTCAAGGCCATGACAAGTGGATCCCACACTCTAGACACAGATTTTGT ATATTTTCGAAAAGATAATTTATTTGGGCTTTCCTGTTTTGAGAACATGCGTGTTGAGAGTGAGATAGAGCGAGGAGCACGGATGAAGTCTGTAGGTATCCTAGCCACCTCCTACACCTTGTTGTACAGACATATGCAGTTTTTAGAGACCCAGGTCAG GCACCAATTAGAAATCCCTGGCAAGTATACTCAGCTAAAGGCATTTTACGATGACAAGAAGGGCACGCTGCCAGCGGGTAGTACATCCGACATCTTACTCCAGCTTCCCTCCCCAGCCTCGACTCCCTCCACCCCCAGCAGAGAGCTGTTACCCGAGCTTAGG ATCACACATCCTGCTGGTTGTTTTGCACAGTTTATGAAGTTTTTCGGAGAGCAAATATTCATCCTGTGGAAATATGTCCTTTTACAAAAGCGACTTTTGTTTTTCTCGCCACCTCCAATTGGTGTGGTGTGCTACAGAG TGTATTGCACATGTTGTTTGGGGAACCATGATATAGAAGGCCTAGGGAGCCAAAGTATCAAACCCCATTTCTACATCAATGTTGCTGACATTGAGACTCTGGAGTCAGAAGTGGCCTATATAGCAT gtaCGACAGAGAAAATATTTGAGAGTAAGACCCacctgtatgatgtatatataaacaaccAGAATGTTACAACACATTCTCCTATCCTCAGAGACTTGCTCAAGGTCAGCGATGCCGACAAGGACAAGTTTGCCAAACTCAACAATCAACG GTCAGCCCATCTGTTTTCTATGCAGGAGTTGGGAGATCAGAACACAAACGAAGAGGAGATATTTACCTC GTTCTTCACAGAGCAGAACAACCGTTTGTTCCAGACATTACTGGACGTGTCATGTTCCCAGGATCGTCAGCTGACGTCTGAGCACATGAGGAGCATGGGGCTGGACCCCCAGGGGGACCGGGCATTCCTCATGGAGCTGGTGGAAGCTTACGGCATTGACGTCGTCCTCATGGTGGACAACCCCTGCTGTCCTAAGTGA
- the LOC135465666 gene encoding DENN domain-containing protein 11-like isoform X2 codes for MPEDTDLEGVEFKAMTSGSHTLDTDFVYFRKDNLFGLSCFENMRVESEIERGARMKSVGILATSYTLLYRHMQFLETQVRHQLEIPGKYTQLKAFYDDKKGTLPAGSTSDILLQLPSPASTPSTPSRELLPELRITHPAGCFAQFMKFFGEQIFILWKYVLLQKRLLFFSPPPIGVVCYRVYCTCCLGNHDIEGLGSQSIKPHFYINVADIETLESEVAYIACTTEKIFESKTHLYDVYINNQNVTTHSPILRDLLKVSDADKDKFAKLNNQRSAHLFSMQELGDQNTNEEEIFTSFFTEQNNRLFQTLLDVSCSQDRQLTSEHMRSMGLDPQGDRAFLMELVEAYGIDVVLMVDNPCCPK; via the exons ATGCCTGAGGACACAGATCTGGAAGGTGTAGAGTTCAAGGCCATGACAAGTGGATCCCACACTCTAGACACAGATTTTGT ATATTTTCGAAAAGATAATTTATTTGGGCTTTCCTGTTTTGAGAACATGCGTGTTGAGAGTGAGATAGAGCGAGGAGCACGGATGAAGTCTGTAGGTATCCTAGCCACCTCCTACACCTTGTTGTACAGACATATGCAGTTTTTAGAGACCCAGGTCAG GCACCAATTAGAAATCCCTGGCAAGTATACTCAGCTAAAGGCATTTTACGATGACAAGAAGGGCACGCTGCCAGCGGGTAGTACATCCGACATCTTACTCCAGCTTCCCTCCCCAGCCTCGACTCCCTCCACCCCCAGCAGAGAGCTGTTACCCGAGCTTAGG ATCACACATCCTGCTGGTTGTTTTGCACAGTTTATGAAGTTTTTCGGAGAGCAAATATTCATCCTGTGGAAATATGTCCTTTTACAAAAGCGACTTTTGTTTTTCTCGCCACCTCCAATTGGTGTGGTGTGCTACAGAG TGTATTGCACATGTTGTTTGGGGAACCATGATATAGAAGGCCTAGGGAGCCAAAGTATCAAACCCCATTTCTACATCAATGTTGCTGACATTGAGACTCTGGAGTCAGAAGTGGCCTATATAGCAT gtaCGACAGAGAAAATATTTGAGAGTAAGACCCacctgtatgatgtatatataaacaaccAGAATGTTACAACACATTCTCCTATCCTCAGAGACTTGCTCAAGGTCAGCGATGCCGACAAGGACAAGTTTGCCAAACTCAACAATCAACG GTCAGCCCATCTGTTTTCTATGCAGGAGTTGGGAGATCAGAACACAAACGAAGAGGAGATATTTACCTC GTTCTTCACAGAGCAGAACAACCGTTTGTTCCAGACATTACTGGACGTGTCATGTTCCCAGGATCGTCAGCTGACGTCTGAGCACATGAGGAGCATGGGGCTGGACCCCCAGGGGGACCGGGCATTCCTCATGGAGCTGGTGGAAGCTTACGGCATTGACGTCGTCCTCATGGTGGACAACCCCTGCTGTCCTAAGTGA